From Arthrobacter sp. FW306-2-2C-D06B, a single genomic window includes:
- the ftsH gene encoding ATP-dependent zinc metalloprotease FtsH, protein MKAKSFFKGPGIWIVVVVGLLLVAFATLAPGGSTRIDTDKGLAILAQSGKVAQAKIYDAENRVDLTLKDNLVIDGQDKGKNVQFFYVTARAGDVVKAVTNAQPSGGFTDQPVENNWFSGLFSLLIPVLLLGVLFWFLLSRMQGGGSKVMQFGKSKAKLVNKDMPQVTFSDVAGADEAVEELQEIKEFLAEPAKFQAVGAKIPKGVLLYGPPGTGKTLLARAVAGEAGVPFFSISGSDFVEMFVGVGASRVRDLFEQAKANAPAIIFVDEIDAVGRHRGAGIGGGNDEREQTLNQLLVEMDGFDVKTNVILIAATNRPDVLDPALLRPGRFDRQITVEAPDLIGREQILNVHAKGKPMAHGVDLKGVAKKTPGYTGADLANVLNEAALLTARSNANLIDDRALDEAIDRVMAGPQKRSRVMKEMERKITAYHEGGHALVAAALRNSAPVTKITILPRGRALGYTMVVPEDDKYSITRNELLDQMAYAMGGRVAEEIVFHDPSTGASNDIEKATGTARKMVTQFGMSERIGAVKLGAGGGEPFLGRDMAQERNYSDSVAYIVDEEVRRLIDQAHDEAYAILTENRDVLDQLALELLERETLNQAEIAYIFRDIRKRDFREVWLSKESRPVQTIPPVESRAEKAEREAQEEAKAARLEEPLDAQSPHPQGVGSQESFTGQGPDAGTDVSHQG, encoded by the coding sequence ATGAAAGCTAAGAGTTTCTTCAAGGGCCCGGGCATCTGGATTGTTGTCGTAGTCGGCTTGCTCCTGGTGGCATTTGCAACCCTTGCCCCCGGCGGATCCACCCGTATCGACACCGACAAGGGCCTCGCGATCCTCGCGCAGAGCGGCAAGGTGGCCCAGGCCAAAATCTACGATGCCGAGAACCGCGTTGACCTGACGCTGAAAGACAACCTCGTCATCGATGGCCAGGACAAGGGTAAAAACGTCCAGTTCTTCTACGTCACCGCGCGAGCCGGGGATGTCGTCAAGGCCGTCACCAACGCCCAACCATCCGGTGGCTTCACAGACCAGCCCGTCGAGAACAACTGGTTCTCCGGACTGTTCTCGCTCCTCATCCCCGTCCTCCTGCTGGGTGTGCTTTTCTGGTTCCTGCTCTCGCGCATGCAAGGCGGCGGTTCCAAGGTGATGCAGTTCGGCAAGTCGAAGGCCAAGCTGGTCAACAAGGACATGCCCCAGGTCACCTTCTCGGATGTCGCGGGTGCCGATGAAGCAGTCGAAGAACTCCAGGAGATCAAGGAATTCCTCGCGGAACCGGCAAAGTTCCAGGCCGTTGGCGCAAAGATCCCCAAGGGTGTGCTGTTGTACGGCCCTCCCGGCACCGGCAAGACCCTCCTGGCCCGCGCCGTCGCAGGCGAGGCCGGCGTCCCGTTCTTCTCGATCTCCGGCTCGGACTTCGTTGAAATGTTCGTAGGTGTCGGCGCTTCCCGTGTCCGCGACCTCTTCGAACAAGCCAAGGCCAATGCGCCGGCCATCATTTTCGTTGACGAGATCGACGCCGTCGGACGTCACCGCGGCGCCGGTATCGGCGGCGGCAACGACGAGCGCGAGCAGACCCTTAACCAGCTCCTCGTCGAGATGGACGGCTTCGATGTCAAGACCAACGTCATCCTGATCGCTGCAACCAACCGTCCGGACGTCCTGGACCCTGCCCTGCTCCGTCCGGGCCGCTTCGACCGCCAGATCACTGTTGAAGCACCGGACCTGATAGGTCGCGAACAGATCTTGAATGTCCACGCCAAGGGCAAGCCCATGGCCCACGGCGTCGACCTCAAGGGTGTCGCGAAGAAGACCCCGGGCTACACGGGTGCCGACCTCGCCAATGTGCTCAACGAGGCCGCCCTCTTGACGGCAAGGTCCAATGCAAACCTGATTGACGACCGCGCCCTGGACGAGGCAATCGACCGTGTCATGGCCGGCCCGCAGAAGCGCAGCCGCGTCATGAAGGAAATGGAACGCAAGATCACGGCCTACCACGAAGGCGGCCACGCCCTGGTGGCGGCAGCATTGCGCAATTCGGCCCCTGTCACGAAGATCACCATCCTGCCCCGAGGCCGCGCACTCGGCTACACGATGGTTGTCCCCGAGGACGACAAGTACTCGATCACGCGCAACGAACTCCTGGACCAGATGGCCTATGCCATGGGTGGCCGCGTCGCAGAGGAAATCGTCTTCCACGACCCCTCCACGGGCGCCTCGAACGATATCGAAAAGGCCACCGGGACGGCGCGCAAGATGGTCACCCAGTTCGGCATGAGCGAGCGCATCGGCGCCGTGAAGCTTGGCGCAGGCGGCGGCGAGCCGTTCCTTGGCCGGGATATGGCACAGGAACGCAACTACTCCGACTCGGTGGCGTACATCGTTGACGAGGAAGTGCGGCGCCTGATCGATCAGGCCCATGACGAGGCCTATGCGATCCTGACCGAGAACCGCGACGTCCTGGACCAGTTGGCCCTCGAACTGCTTGAGCGCGAAACGCTGAACCAGGCGGAGATCGCCTACATCTTCCGCGACATCCGCAAGCGTGACTTCCGCGAGGTGTGGCTCTCCAAGGAGTCCCGTCCGGTCCAGACCATCCCGCCGGTGGAATCCCGTGCAGAGAAGGCTGAACGTGAGGCACAGGAAGAGGCCAAGGCGGCTCGTCTCGAAGAGCCTTTGGATGCCCAGTCCCCGCATCCGCAGGGAGTCGGCAGCCAGGAGTCATTTACCGGGCAGGGACCGGACGCGGGCACCGACGTTTCGCATCAGGGCTAA
- the folE gene encoding GTP cyclohydrolase I FolE, whose amino-acid sequence MTHIDDDDFSGAASDDFGRTSGGKPGGHGHGHGHHSYKVDRPRIEAAVREILIAVGEDPDRGGLVDTPKRVAKAYAEVFAGLHQDPEDVLSTTFDLDHEELVLVKDIPFYSTCEHHLVPFHGVAHVGYIPSHDGKVTGLSKLARLVDIFARRPQVQERLTTQIVEALVTHLKPRGAIVVVECEHMCMSMRGIRKPGAKTVTSAVRGQLHDPATRAEAMSLILGR is encoded by the coding sequence GTGACTCACATCGACGACGACGACTTCAGCGGTGCCGCCAGTGATGACTTTGGCCGCACTTCCGGGGGGAAACCAGGTGGCCACGGCCACGGCCATGGCCATCACTCATATAAGGTCGACCGCCCCCGCATCGAGGCGGCCGTCCGCGAGATCCTCATTGCCGTGGGCGAGGACCCGGACCGTGGCGGCCTGGTGGATACGCCGAAGCGCGTTGCCAAGGCTTACGCCGAGGTCTTCGCGGGCCTGCACCAGGACCCGGAGGATGTCCTGTCCACCACGTTCGACCTCGACCATGAGGAACTCGTGCTGGTCAAGGACATCCCGTTCTATTCCACGTGCGAGCACCATTTGGTACCGTTCCACGGCGTCGCGCACGTTGGATACATCCCTTCCCACGACGGCAAAGTGACGGGGCTGAGCAAGCTGGCCCGTCTCGTGGACATTTTTGCCCGCCGCCCCCAAGTGCAGGAACGCCTGACCACCCAGATCGTCGAAGCGCTCGTGACCCACCTCAAGCCCCGGGGCGCGATCGTCGTCGTCGAATGCGAACACATGTGCATGTCCATGCGTGGCATCCGCAAGCCCGGCGCCAAGACCGTCACCAGCGCAGTGCGTGGGCAACTTCATGACCCGGCCACCCGTGCCGAAGCCATGAGCCTCATACTCGGAAGGTAA
- the folP gene encoding dihydropteroate synthase: protein MDSLAAAPGTGPATSPLPILRKPRPAARFADLPADRTLVMGILNVTPDSFSDGGKHPTADTAIAHALRMLYAGADIIDVGGESTRPGAEPVSPEEEQRRVLPVIQALVKAGALVSIDTTHASTAAAAVEAGAAIINDVSGLSIEPEMAELVARTKVPYVLTHRRGDAETMNTLADYGNVVEEVIEELKGVRDKLYAAGVTAEQIIVDPGLGFSKDEDQNWQLLKYIGKLDELGHKVLIGASRKRFLGTLLTVAGKAAAPEERDHATAAITAISAANGAWAVRVHDVGPSLDAVKVAARIRH, encoded by the coding sequence ATGGACTCCCTCGCAGCAGCACCAGGAACGGGCCCGGCTACCAGCCCCCTGCCCATCCTCCGCAAACCCCGTCCAGCCGCCCGCTTCGCGGACCTGCCGGCCGACCGCACGCTTGTCATGGGAATTCTGAACGTCACGCCGGATTCATTCAGCGACGGCGGCAAGCATCCCACGGCGGACACCGCGATCGCCCACGCTTTGCGCATGTTGTACGCCGGAGCGGACATCATCGACGTCGGCGGCGAATCGACCCGTCCGGGCGCCGAGCCGGTTTCCCCGGAAGAAGAGCAGCGCCGGGTCTTGCCGGTGATTCAAGCACTCGTGAAGGCCGGGGCGCTCGTCAGCATCGACACGACGCACGCGTCCACGGCCGCCGCTGCCGTGGAGGCCGGCGCCGCGATCATCAACGACGTCTCCGGATTGAGCATCGAACCTGAGATGGCCGAACTCGTCGCACGCACCAAGGTGCCCTATGTCTTGACGCATCGCCGGGGCGACGCCGAAACGATGAACACCCTTGCCGACTACGGCAACGTCGTAGAGGAAGTCATCGAAGAGCTCAAGGGCGTCCGCGACAAGCTCTACGCGGCAGGCGTCACAGCGGAACAAATCATTGTGGATCCCGGCCTGGGCTTCTCCAAGGACGAGGACCAGAACTGGCAGCTCCTCAAGTACATCGGCAAGCTGGACGAACTTGGCCACAAGGTCCTGATCGGAGCTTCACGCAAACGATTCCTGGGTACGCTCCTGACCGTGGCCGGCAAGGCGGCGGCGCCCGAGGAACGGGATCATGCCACCGCTGCCATCACGGCAATCAGTGCCGCGAACGGCGCCTGGGCCGTGCGCGTCCACGACGTCGGCCCCAGCCTTGACGCCGTCAAGGTCGCCGCGCGCATCAGACACTAA
- the folB gene encoding dihydroneopterin aldolase, translating to MDKITLTGVTAVGHHGVFDFERRDGQPFVVDAVLYTDFSKAAETDDLQFTAHYGEVAEYITSLISGEPLNLIEALAVRIAEGILAGFNVAAVDVTVHKPKAPIEVPFGDVTVSVHRERA from the coding sequence TTGGACAAGATCACACTGACCGGCGTGACCGCCGTCGGGCACCACGGCGTCTTCGACTTCGAGCGCCGGGACGGACAGCCTTTCGTCGTCGACGCTGTGCTGTACACCGATTTCAGCAAGGCCGCGGAAACGGATGACCTGCAGTTCACGGCTCACTACGGTGAAGTGGCCGAGTACATTACGTCACTCATTTCGGGCGAGCCACTGAACCTTATCGAGGCTCTCGCGGTGCGGATCGCGGAGGGGATTCTGGCGGGCTTCAACGTCGCCGCCGTCGATGTCACGGTCCACAAACCCAAAGCTCCCATCGAAGTGCCCTTCGGTGACGTCACTGTCAGTGTCCACAGGGAGCGTGCATGA
- the folK gene encoding 2-amino-4-hydroxy-6-hydroxymethyldihydropteridine diphosphokinase has product MSSGFTKAILALGSNLGERNDTLSTAVADLVDRPEIRLLGVSPVVQTKAVGGPAGQPDFLNMVIAIETTLAPLELLKHCHDVEQMHHRVREVRWGPRTLDVDIIVYGELASDDETLTLPHPRAAERAFVLYPWALLDPAARLNGESVAELAAKAEDFPGLRPFDGFDGSGSVAAAGAVE; this is encoded by the coding sequence ATGAGTTCCGGTTTCACGAAAGCCATCCTGGCCCTCGGCAGCAACTTGGGCGAGCGGAACGACACACTGTCCACCGCCGTTGCCGACCTCGTTGATCGCCCGGAAATCCGCCTGCTCGGTGTCTCTCCCGTGGTGCAGACCAAAGCCGTGGGCGGGCCCGCGGGGCAACCGGATTTCCTCAACATGGTGATTGCCATTGAGACGACCCTTGCGCCGCTGGAACTCTTGAAGCACTGCCACGACGTCGAACAAATGCACCACCGGGTCCGCGAGGTCCGCTGGGGCCCCCGCACATTGGACGTGGACATCATCGTCTACGGCGAACTCGCGAGCGACGACGAAACGCTGACTCTGCCTCATCCGCGTGCTGCGGAGCGCGCCTTCGTGCTCTATCCATGGGCCCTCTTGGACCCTGCGGCGCGGCTCAACGGTGAAAGCGTCGCCGAGCTGGCCGCCAAGGCAGAGGACTTTCCCGGGCTTCGGCCTTTTGACGGGTTCGACGGATCCGGCAGCGTCGCTGCCGCGGGAGCGGTGGAATAG
- a CDS encoding DUF3180 domain-containing protein — translation MKAMRPLLLAIIAVVLAAIGWLTTVLTTRYSMATPVLPPSALVTMGFIAVLTLIMGIRVLRWRNGKKKTMLNPILAARTLILAQACAYAGTVLLGWHAGIVIEQLRLWSFRSDQGILWLALIMGGGGLIMTVVGLVVERFCRIPPEDLEGGPGVRDPHRGEAKGEGEYAYRGD, via the coding sequence ATGAAGGCCATGCGTCCGCTTTTGTTGGCGATCATCGCCGTCGTTCTTGCCGCAATTGGCTGGCTGACCACCGTGCTCACCACGCGCTACAGCATGGCGACGCCGGTGCTTCCTCCTTCCGCGTTGGTGACCATGGGCTTCATCGCCGTGCTCACCTTGATCATGGGCATAAGGGTCCTGCGATGGCGCAACGGCAAGAAGAAGACCATGCTCAACCCCATCCTGGCCGCGCGAACCCTGATTCTGGCCCAGGCCTGCGCTTATGCGGGCACCGTGCTGCTGGGCTGGCACGCGGGAATCGTGATTGAGCAACTCCGGCTTTGGAGCTTCCGCAGTGACCAAGGCATCTTGTGGCTCGCGCTGATCATGGGCGGCGGCGGTCTCATCATGACCGTCGTGGGGCTCGTGGTGGAGCGGTTCTGCCGAATTCCTCCGGAAGACCTGGAAGGCGGCCCGGGCGTCAGGGATCCACACCGTGGCGAGGCCAAGGGCGAAGGCGAATATGCATACCGAGGCGATTGA
- a CDS encoding PH domain-containing protein, with translation MHTEAIDPPGIQWLRVSPKYVTVRLVEWAIGNVITIGLFSLPLLFVALGWWKWPPLWLAVAVPAAFLLLALWRLVLIPRQVRAIGYAERDEDLLIRRGIFFQRTMVVPYGRMQYVDVAVGPVERVLGLCNLKLHTASAGTNAHLPGLPATEGARLREQLSARGEARLAGL, from the coding sequence ATGCATACCGAGGCGATTGATCCTCCTGGCATCCAGTGGCTGCGTGTATCGCCGAAATACGTGACGGTGCGGCTCGTCGAGTGGGCTATCGGGAACGTGATCACGATCGGCCTGTTCAGCCTGCCCTTGCTCTTCGTGGCACTGGGATGGTGGAAGTGGCCGCCATTGTGGCTGGCCGTCGCCGTTCCCGCAGCCTTTCTGTTGCTTGCCCTGTGGCGGCTCGTGTTGATCCCGAGGCAAGTGAGGGCCATCGGCTATGCGGAACGCGACGAAGACCTGCTGATCCGCCGCGGCATCTTCTTCCAGCGGACCATGGTGGTTCCCTACGGCCGGATGCAGTACGTCGATGTCGCGGTTGGACCCGTTGAGCGGGTCTTGGGGCTGTGCAACCTCAAACTCCACACCGCCTCGGCTGGAACCAACGCCCACCTGCCCGGACTTCCCGCCACTGAAGGTGCGCGGCTGCGCGAGCAGCTTTCGGCCCGCGGCGAAGCGAGGCTGGCCGGGCTGTGA
- a CDS encoding PH domain-containing protein — translation MTQEQAVVDGDWHRVHPASPFVRGWVALAAIIYFFGRDTFERALQGRGTIGDNFNERTLWLLAGGGVVLLLALGSFVLSWYFTRYQLAEGYVRVNTGFLFKQQRQARLDRVQAIDIVQPLLARIFGLAELKFEVADAGHSAVRLSYLRLAQAKQLRATILGRAAGIADGSETVQVPEAPEQVVLYVPPGRLVGSLILSEQSLFIVLSALASVLVSVLTESRAFILYLIPAILGLGTAYWRSFNTGYNFTAAISPDGIRLRYGLLDTRAQTVPPGRIQALKVTQPPLWRVLGWYRIHVNVAGYGEHHRSEGEHRTLLLPVGRKPEVMMMLSLVLPDPGTADPERVFTAGLTGLDSSAGFVTTPKRAWILSPLGWRRNGFLSTDTALLLRSGRLWRKLVMVPHQRTQSIAVHQGPLARLFGVADLVLHTTPGPVAPRLIQAATEEALGLFDQQAARARKARKLQSSEQWLAQLPPVAMPAPAPPTTHAMQRASTQEGHDHG, via the coding sequence GTGACCCAGGAACAGGCCGTCGTCGACGGCGACTGGCACCGCGTCCACCCGGCGTCGCCATTCGTTCGGGGATGGGTGGCACTTGCGGCGATCATCTATTTCTTCGGCCGCGATACCTTCGAACGGGCCCTTCAAGGCCGCGGGACCATTGGCGACAACTTCAACGAACGCACGCTTTGGCTTCTGGCCGGGGGCGGCGTCGTGCTGTTACTGGCTTTGGGGTCCTTCGTCCTCAGCTGGTATTTCACCCGGTATCAGCTTGCCGAAGGCTATGTCCGGGTCAACACGGGGTTCCTGTTCAAACAGCAGCGACAGGCGCGGCTTGACCGGGTCCAGGCCATCGACATCGTGCAGCCCCTGCTCGCCCGGATTTTCGGTCTCGCGGAGCTGAAGTTCGAGGTGGCCGACGCCGGCCACTCGGCGGTGCGGCTCTCGTACCTCAGGCTCGCGCAGGCCAAACAGCTCCGTGCCACCATCCTGGGCCGGGCAGCCGGTATTGCCGACGGGAGCGAAACGGTCCAGGTGCCCGAGGCACCCGAGCAGGTGGTGCTCTACGTGCCGCCTGGAAGGCTTGTCGGTTCGCTCATCCTGAGCGAGCAAAGCCTCTTCATTGTGCTCAGCGCCCTCGCGTCGGTCCTGGTGTCAGTGCTGACCGAGTCCCGGGCCTTCATCCTTTACCTGATACCGGCAATCCTCGGCTTGGGCACCGCCTACTGGCGCTCGTTCAACACCGGCTACAACTTTACGGCGGCAATTTCCCCGGACGGGATCCGTCTGCGCTACGGACTCCTGGATACCCGGGCCCAGACCGTGCCTCCCGGCCGCATCCAGGCGCTCAAGGTCACGCAGCCGCCGCTGTGGCGCGTTCTCGGCTGGTATCGGATCCACGTGAACGTTGCCGGCTACGGTGAACACCACCGCAGCGAAGGCGAACACCGGACCTTGCTGCTTCCAGTCGGTCGGAAGCCCGAGGTGATGATGATGCTCTCCCTCGTCTTGCCCGATCCTGGTACCGCCGACCCTGAGCGCGTGTTCACCGCCGGGTTGACCGGCCTGGATTCCAGCGCCGGCTTTGTCACCACCCCCAAGCGTGCCTGGATACTTTCCCCGCTGGGTTGGCGACGCAACGGCTTCCTTTCAACGGACACGGCCCTGCTGCTGCGCTCCGGCCGTTTGTGGCGGAAGCTGGTGATGGTCCCGCACCAACGAACCCAGTCCATCGCCGTCCACCAAGGTCCGTTGGCCCGGCTGTTCGGCGTGGCCGACCTCGTGTTGCATACGACACCAGGGCCGGTGGCGCCCCGGCTCATCCAGGCAGCCACAGAGGAAGCACTCGGCTTGTTCGACCAGCAGGCAGCCCGGGCCCGGAAAGCCCGCAAACTGCAGAGTAGCGAGCAGTGGCTAGCGCAACTTCCGCCCGTGGCGATGCCGGCCCCGGCCCCGCCGACCACGCATGCCATGCAGCGTGCATCAACCCAGGAGGGACACGACCATGGCTAG
- a CDS encoding Rossmann-like and DUF2520 domain-containing protein produces MARPGRLGVGIIGAGKVGAVLGAALRGAEHAVVGVSAVSEASRERAETLLPGVPILEIQEIVERSELVLLAVPDDALGELVTGLAKLGAWQPGQLVAHTSGRFGVGILKPVRAAGAIPLALHPAMTFTGMSLDLTRLLDCTFGVTADAAMLPIAQALVVEMGAEPVAIAEADRTLYHAALAHSSNHMVTLVAQSSQLLRDIGVDAPERMLGPLLRATLENALASGESALTGPVARGDVGTVAAHAEALKEYDGGAGGDVLVAYRAMARATARRAVNRGLLKQGQFGDINNALDGPGTADNGEDRPGSDAAGTQEGN; encoded by the coding sequence ATGGCTAGGCCAGGACGACTCGGCGTAGGAATCATTGGCGCCGGCAAGGTGGGTGCCGTATTGGGTGCGGCCCTGCGCGGAGCCGAGCACGCCGTCGTCGGGGTTTCCGCAGTGTCGGAAGCGAGCCGGGAGCGGGCGGAGACGCTGCTGCCGGGGGTCCCGATCCTCGAAATCCAGGAGATCGTGGAACGGTCCGAGTTGGTGCTCCTCGCCGTTCCGGACGATGCCCTCGGCGAACTAGTGACAGGACTGGCCAAGCTCGGAGCGTGGCAGCCCGGACAGCTCGTGGCGCACACTTCCGGCCGCTTCGGCGTCGGAATACTGAAGCCGGTCCGCGCGGCAGGTGCCATTCCGCTCGCCCTCCACCCGGCCATGACGTTCACGGGCATGAGCCTGGACCTGACCCGGCTTTTGGACTGCACTTTCGGGGTCACCGCCGACGCCGCGATGTTGCCCATCGCCCAAGCCCTCGTGGTGGAGATGGGTGCCGAACCGGTGGCCATTGCCGAGGCCGACCGCACGCTTTACCACGCAGCCCTCGCGCACAGCTCGAACCACATGGTCACCCTTGTGGCCCAGTCATCCCAACTGCTTCGGGACATCGGCGTCGACGCGCCGGAACGAATGCTCGGCCCGTTGCTCCGCGCCACCTTGGAAAACGCTCTGGCCTCAGGCGAGTCCGCGTTGACCGGGCCCGTGGCCCGCGGGGATGTGGGAACCGTGGCCGCCCATGCGGAGGCCCTCAAGGAGTACGACGGCGGTGCCGGCGGCGATGTCCTCGTCGCCTACCGGGCCATGGCGCGCGCCACGGCCCGCCGGGCGGTCAATCGCGGACTGTTAAAGCAGGGCCAGTTTGGCGACATCAACAATGCCTTGGACGGCCCAGGCACGGCGGACAACGGTGAGGATCGTCCAGGCAGCGACGCTGCCGGGACGCAGGAAGGAAACTGA
- the panC gene encoding pantoate--beta-alanine ligase: protein MAIKLVTTAAELRAESARLLAEKRGSSQGLVPTMGALHTGHAALARTAVEQNDVVVVSIFVNPLQFGEAADLERYPRTLDADMALLDAEGVDLVFAPSVDEVYPGGEPLVRVTSGPLGEKWEGASRPGHFDGALTVVAKLLHYGLPGGPAADGGAAAYRAYFGQKDAQQLALVKRMVADLSFPVDIVAVPTVRNTEGLALSSRNRFLSEEEQEAALVLSRALRLLESRALANEPLELDSAVALVESQPLVKLDYFDVVDPRTLEPLAENCKETPFRGEGLAIIAAKVGPVRLIDNVPLSS, encoded by the coding sequence ATGGCCATCAAACTTGTGACCACCGCGGCGGAACTGCGGGCCGAAAGCGCGCGGTTGCTCGCGGAAAAGCGCGGCAGCTCGCAAGGCCTCGTCCCCACGATGGGAGCGCTGCACACCGGTCACGCAGCACTGGCCCGCACCGCCGTCGAGCAGAACGACGTGGTGGTGGTCTCCATCTTCGTGAACCCCCTGCAATTCGGCGAGGCCGCGGACCTCGAACGCTACCCGCGCACGCTCGATGCCGATATGGCCCTCCTTGACGCCGAGGGCGTGGATCTCGTCTTCGCCCCTTCCGTTGACGAGGTTTATCCCGGCGGGGAGCCGTTGGTCCGGGTGACTTCGGGACCACTGGGCGAGAAATGGGAGGGGGCCTCGCGTCCCGGCCACTTCGACGGCGCCCTCACTGTGGTCGCCAAACTGCTGCACTACGGCCTGCCTGGCGGTCCAGCCGCCGACGGCGGTGCTGCCGCGTACCGCGCGTACTTCGGCCAGAAGGATGCCCAGCAGTTAGCCCTCGTGAAGAGGATGGTGGCCGATCTCAGCTTTCCGGTGGACATCGTGGCCGTGCCGACCGTGCGCAACACGGAAGGGCTGGCGCTTTCCAGCCGGAACCGTTTCCTTTCCGAAGAAGAGCAAGAAGCCGCACTGGTGCTGTCCCGCGCCCTTCGCCTCCTCGAGTCCCGCGCCCTGGCGAACGAACCGCTCGAGCTGGACTCCGCCGTCGCGCTCGTTGAATCCCAGCCCCTCGTGAAGCTGGACTATTTCGACGTCGTCGACCCCCGGACGCTGGAACCGCTCGCGGAAAACTGCAAGGAAACTCCGTTCCGCGGTGAAGGGCTTGCGATCATCGCGGCGAAGGTCGGGCCCGTGCGCTTGATTGACAACGTGCCGCTGAGTTCCTGA
- a CDS encoding DHA2 family efflux MFS transporter permease subunit translates to MSTDVTSDASGSPVPEAGTQQASDRMSRESVTIIVTLLVATFVVILNETIMNVALQRLMTDLNVDAPTVQWLSTGFMLTMAVVIPTTGFILQRLTTRAAFLLAIGLFSAGTLLAALAPGFGVLLLARIVQAGGTAIMLPLLMTTILTLVPLSRRGAVMGNVTIAISVAPALGPTVSGIILDHFSWRFMFVFVLPVALLAMGIGAKFLTNVGERGNVRLDFVSVVLTVPAFGGLVYGLSQIGGHTGATAVPIVALVIGVLCMVAFVLRQLKLQKSDAPLLDLRAFNFRMFTVSVLLMVVAMMALFGGVILLPLYLQNVLHLQPMETGLALLPGGLAMGLLGPVVGRLFDKIGPLPLTVTGSILLVLTLWQFSMLTAASPLWWVVVLYAVLSLGLALLFTPAFTTGLNPLPPHLYSHGSAIMSTLQQVAGAAGTALLVSIFAVVSASSGFVAGMQAAFLTATLIAVLAVVLSTMMRKTEGAAGH, encoded by the coding sequence ATGTCTACCGACGTCACATCAGACGCGTCCGGCAGCCCCGTGCCGGAAGCGGGGACACAACAAGCCAGCGACAGGATGTCGCGCGAGTCTGTCACCATCATCGTCACGCTACTTGTGGCCACCTTCGTGGTGATCCTCAACGAGACCATCATGAACGTCGCCTTGCAGCGGCTCATGACGGACCTCAACGTCGACGCACCCACAGTCCAGTGGCTCTCCACCGGATTCATGCTGACGATGGCCGTGGTCATACCCACCACAGGCTTCATCCTCCAGAGGCTCACCACTAGGGCTGCGTTCCTTCTGGCGATCGGACTGTTCAGCGCCGGCACCCTGCTCGCGGCACTAGCCCCGGGTTTTGGAGTGCTCTTGTTGGCTCGGATCGTCCAAGCGGGCGGCACCGCGATCATGCTCCCGCTGCTGATGACAACCATTTTGACCCTGGTGCCCCTGTCCCGCCGGGGGGCGGTGATGGGCAACGTGACCATCGCGATTTCGGTTGCGCCGGCGCTGGGCCCCACGGTTTCCGGCATCATCCTTGACCACTTCTCGTGGCGATTCATGTTCGTCTTCGTGCTTCCGGTGGCCTTGCTGGCCATGGGCATCGGTGCCAAGTTCCTCACAAACGTTGGCGAGCGAGGCAATGTGAGGCTGGACTTCGTCTCGGTGGTCCTGACCGTTCCTGCGTTCGGCGGGTTGGTCTATGGGCTGAGCCAGATCGGCGGCCACACGGGAGCAACCGCCGTGCCGATCGTTGCGCTGGTGATCGGTGTCTTGTGCATGGTGGCCTTCGTTCTCCGCCAGCTCAAATTGCAGAAGTCCGACGCGCCCTTGCTGGACCTCAGGGCATTCAACTTCCGCATGTTCACGGTGTCGGTCCTGCTCATGGTGGTTGCCATGATGGCCCTGTTCGGCGGAGTGATCCTGTTGCCGCTCTACCTCCAGAACGTCCTCCACCTGCAGCCGATGGAGACCGGCCTCGCGCTCCTTCCGGGCGGCTTGGCGATGGGCCTGCTCGGGCCGGTTGTCGGCAGGTTGTTCGACAAGATAGGTCCGCTGCCGCTGACTGTGACAGGTTCCATCCTGCTGGTACTCACGCTGTGGCAGTTCTCGATGCTCACCGCGGCTAGCCCCTTGTGGTGGGTCGTGGTCCTGTACGCAGTACTCAGCCTTGGCTTGGCTTTGCTGTTCACGCCGGCGTTTACCACCGGCCTCAACCCGCTCCCGCCCCACCTCTACTCGCATGGCTCGGCCATCATGAGCACGCTGCAGCAGGTGGCGGGAGCCGCAGGGACGGCACTCCTGGTTTCGATCTTCGCCGTGGTCTCGGCCTCGTCCGGCTTTGTGGCCGGGATGCAGGCCGCCTTCCTGACAGCCACTTTGATTGCGGTGCTTGCCGTAGTGCTGTCCACCATGATGCGCAAGACCGAGGGCGCAGCCGGGCACTAG